One stretch of Miscanthus floridulus cultivar M001 chromosome 18, ASM1932011v1, whole genome shotgun sequence DNA includes these proteins:
- the LOC136520799 gene encoding cytochrome b561, DM13 and DOMON domain-containing protein At5g54830-like gives MAPAALRLLLAILCLGSRLARAAAAGCGSNTSLAGYKADLRMSQHQLRGRVEVLDGCSFRVAALDLLPGSTSTRWWRADGTDLDSLSRGEPAAAEPLDRTFRSESLVFRLLPGLSWPLVPVLAAFDPVTSSLFGFVRLSGANASDSSSSSAASAPTMLDSCAQLSPRFRVRWTLHEANNSIDIALEAAVGSEYYMAFGWAKPGAAKPSVIGADLAVSGFTEDGLPFAEDYYVTKYSECLLRKDGLVEGVCPDTIYDRDNTTGLVNNTRLVYGHRRDGVSFVRFSRPLVSEDKRYDVSVDGTRNMTVVWAIGLLRPPDSLRPYYLPLMSRRSGSPGTAFTFAKLNLSDASNGCVGPLDAEDKEDQDRITTERNTPLVVTVGPALHYPNPPNPDKVLYINKKEAPLLKVERGVPVTFSIEAGHDAPLYITSDPVGGNATFRNASEIIYAGGPKAEGVPATPTELVWLPDRNTPDQVYYQSLYDPKMGWKIQVVDGGLSDMYNNSVLLDDQQVTFFWTLSGDSINIAARGEKKSGYLAIGFGSAMVNSYAYVGWVDGNGKGHVKSYWIDGKDGMSVHETHENVTHKRCRSENGAVVFEFTRPLTPSCSGRVECKNIIDPTTPLKVIWAMGAQWSPGPLSLKNMHSDTSNRPIRILLLSGLAEAVEDLRPVLAVHGFMMFVAWAILLPGGIMAARYLKHLKGEVWFQAHTYLQYSSIAVMFLGVLFAVAELRGFSFKSRHARIGAVALTFASMQPINAYLRPHRTENGESPPGNRVVWEYLHVLTGRSAALAGTVALFTGLQHLGHRYGSKTIKGLTCGLILWVISVTLVTAYLEYMAIKRRTAGADGPSGKWVLGSSEEDDTVDLLQSDRVVSKMESNSSPEPMEVQLEPLKR, from the coding sequence ATGGCGCCCGcggccctccgcctcctcctcgccATCCTCTGCCTCGGCTCGCGTCTCGCCAGGGCGGCAGCGGCGGGGTGCGGATCGAACACGAGCCTAGCGGGGTACAAGGCGGACCTGCGCATGTCGCAGCACCAGCTTCGCGGCCGCGTGGAGGTGCTCGACGGCTGCTCGTTCCGCGTCGCTGCGCTCGACCTCCTGCCAGGCTCCACCTCCACGCGGTGGTGGCGCGCGGATGGGACCGACCTCGACTCCCTATCGCGCGGCGAGCCCGCGGCAGCCGAGCCGCTGGACCGCACCTTCCGGTCCGAGTCCCTTGTGTTCCGCCTCCTCCCGGGCCTTTCCTGGCCGCTCGTCCCCGTCCTCGCGGCCTTCGACCCCGTCACTTCCTCCCTCTTCGGCTTCGTGCGCCTCTCCGGTGCCAACGCCTCCGATTCATCCTCCTCGTCCGCGGCGTCGGCGCCCACCATGCTCGACTCCTGCGCCCAGCTCTCCCCGCGCTTCCGCGTGCGGTGGACGCTCCACGAGGCAAACAATTCCATCGACATCGCCCTCGAAGCGGCGGTCGGATCAGAGTACTACATGGCGTTCGGGTGGGCGAAGCCTGGCGCGGCCAAGCCGTCCGTGATCGGCGCCGACCTCGCCGTCTCCGGCTTCACCGAGGACGGCCTCCCCTTCGCCGAGGACTACTACGTCACCAAGTACAGCGAGTGCCTGCTGCGCAAGGACGGCCTCGTCGAGGGCGTCTGCCCGGACACGATCTACGACCGCGACAACACCACCGGGCTCGTCAACAACACGCGGCTGGTCTACGGCCACCGCCGCGACGGCGTCTCCTTCGTGCGCTTCTCGCGCCCGCTGGTGTCCGAGGACAAGAGGTACGACGTCTCCGTGGACGGCACCAGGAACATGACGGTGGTCTGGGCGATCGGGCTGCTGCGGCCGCCGGACTCGCTccggccgtactacctgccgctGATGAGTCGCCGCAGCGGGTCTCCGGGGACGGCGTTCACCTTCGCCAAGCTCAACTTGTCGGACGCGAGCAACGGGTGCGTCGGGCCGCTGGACGCTGAGGACAAGGAGGATCAGGACAGGATCACGACGGAGCGCAACACGCCGCTGGTTGTGACGGTTGGACCGGCGCTGCATTACCCCAATccgcccaaccccgacaaggtgctcTACATCAACAAGAAGGAGGCGCCTCTGCTCAAGGTGGAGCGCGGCGTGCCAGTCACCTTCTCCATCGAGGCCGGGCACGACGCGCCACTCTACATCACGTCTGACCCCGTCGGAGGCAATGCCACTTTCAGGAACGCGTCAGAGATCATCTACGCCGGTGGACCCAAGGCAGAGGGCGTGCCTGCTACACCAACAGAGCTCGTCTGGCTGCCTGATCGGAACACGCCGGACCAAGTGTACTACCAATCCTTGTACGATCCGAAGATGGGCTGGAAAATTCAGGTAGTCGATGGAGGCCTCAGCGACATGTACAACAACAGCGTGCTACTGGATGATCAGCAGGTGACATTCTTCTGGACTCTCTCTGGTGACTCCATTAACATTGCTGCACGGGGTGAGAAGAAGAGTGGATACCTTGCAATTGGATTTGGTAGCGCAATGGTAAATAGCTATGCTTATGTCGGGTGGGTCGATGGCAATGGCAAGGGGCATGTCAAATCATATTGGATCGACGGGAAGGACGGGATGAGTgtgcatgaaacacatgaaaatgTTACACATAAGCGATGCCGATCGGAAAATGGTGCGGTCGTATTTGAGTTCACTCGTCCATTAACACCTTCATGCAGCGGAAGGGTGGAGTGCAAGAACATAATCGATCCGACGACTCCTCTGAAGGTCATCTGGGCCATGGGTGCTCAATGGTCACCGGGCCCCTTAAGTTTGAAGAACATGCACTCGGACACAAGCAATCGTCCTATCAGGATTCTTCTGCTGAGCGGCCTGGCTGAAgcagtggaggacctccgcccgGTGCTTGCTGTTCATGGGTTTATGATGTTTGTGGCATGGGCTATTCTGCTGCCAGGGGGAATCATGGCTGCGAGATACCTGAAACATCTGAAAGGCGAGGTCTGGTTCCAGGCTCACACCTATCTGCAGTACTCAAGCATAGCTGTCATGTTCTTGGGTGTTCTGTTTGCGGTCGCTGAGCTCCGAGGTTTTTCTTTTAAATCCAGACATGCTCGAATTGGCGCAGTAGCATTGACATTCGCATCTATGCAGCCAATAAATGCCTATCTTCGACCGCATAGAACAGAGAATGGAGAGTCTCCGCCTGGAAACAGAGTAGTTTGGGAATATCTGCATGTTCTGACCGGGAGATCTGCTGCGCTTGCTGGTACCGTGGCGCTCTTTACTGGTTTGCAGCATCTTGGGCACAGATATGGCAGTAAGACCATCAAGGGACTTACATGTGGGCTGATCTTATGGGTTATAAGCGTTACTTTGGTAACCGCTTACCTTGAGTATATGGCGATTAAGCGAAGAACAGCAGGTGCTGATGGTCCTTCAGGAAAATGGGTGCTTGGCAGCAGTGAGGAAGATGATACAGTCGATCTTTTGCAATCTGACAGGGTAGTCAGTAAAATGGAGTCTAATTCGTCACCTGAACCAATGGAAGTACAGCTTGAGCCACTTAAAAGATGA